One Bacillus sp. FJAT-52991 genomic region harbors:
- the ytvI gene encoding sporulation integral membrane protein YtvI yields MLKKWILPIVILLIILFLIPYSLPFILALVTAVLLENSVKLFMIRFRWQRFRAVLVTFILYLMFIALFVWFVVNLVIDQIVTLAQKGPSFVTNFYKESLIQFVDRFQYYFKSLPPDVIRSFEQTLEKSIDSVTQMAQSILEWLFGLATAIPGFLIEFLVYLIAVFLFSLELSRLKIKTERHLKESTKEKLYLITGQLNKAGIGFIKAQIFLSVVTFLMAFIGLSILQVPYAVLLSILIVFVDILPILGTGSVLVPWAVICLFQDNQFLGIGLILLFIVITVVRRILEPKVFSSNMGISPLAALISLFVGFKILGFIGFFVGPAIVIVYDTLREAGIIKSRWRV; encoded by the coding sequence TTGCTAAAAAAATGGATTTTACCTATAGTGATTTTACTAATTATTTTATTTCTTATACCGTATTCGCTACCTTTTATACTTGCCTTAGTGACGGCTGTTTTGTTAGAAAATTCCGTCAAATTGTTTATGATCCGGTTTAGATGGCAACGATTTCGAGCGGTTCTTGTCACTTTTATTCTTTATTTAATGTTTATCGCACTATTTGTATGGTTTGTTGTTAATCTCGTGATCGATCAAATTGTGACGCTAGCTCAAAAAGGACCATCATTTGTGACTAATTTCTATAAAGAATCATTGATTCAGTTCGTGGATCGATTCCAGTATTATTTTAAATCTTTACCGCCAGATGTCATTCGTTCATTTGAACAAACACTTGAAAAGTCGATTGATTCTGTCACTCAAATGGCTCAATCAATACTTGAATGGCTATTCGGTTTAGCAACAGCCATACCGGGATTTTTAATAGAGTTTTTAGTGTATTTAATCGCTGTCTTTTTGTTTAGTCTCGAACTTTCTCGGCTGAAAATAAAAACGGAACGACATTTAAAGGAGTCGACTAAAGAGAAATTATATTTAATTACTGGTCAATTAAATAAAGCAGGTATTGGCTTTATTAAAGCACAAATTTTCTTAAGTGTGGTCACCTTTTTAATGGCGTTTATCGGCTTATCTATTTTGCAAGTGCCATATGCCGTTTTGCTTTCGATATTAATCGTTTTTGTTGACATACTACCGATTTTAGGGACGGGTTCCGTTCTTGTTCCATGGGCGGTCATCTGCCTTTTCCAAGACAATCAATTCCTCGGTATTGGGTTAATTCTCTTGTTTATTGTTATTACCGTTGTCCGCCGTATTTTGGAACCGAAAGTCTTTTCATCCAATATGGGGATTTCTCCATTAGCTGCTTTGATCAGTTTATTTGTCGGCTTTAAAATATTAGGATTTATCGGCTTTTTCGTTGGACCGGCGATTGTCATTGTTTACGATACGCTACGAGAAGCTGGAATTATTAAAAGTAGATGGAGAGTTTAG
- the yfkAB gene encoding radical SAM/CxCxxxxC motif protein YfkAB, translating to MKQVIHPQFDPWESYLDIQTAGHMRLSNVEFTTTTLCNMRCEHCAVGYTLQTKDPEALPLDLIIRRLDEVPDLRALSITGGEPMLSKSSVRNYVLPLLKYAHERDVYTQMNSNLTIELSRYEEITPYLDVLHISHNWGTIEEFVETGFANMERKPTIAQREALFQRMIDNSKALSKMGVMVSAETMLNKKTLPYLEKIHREIVDDMGCARHEVHPMYPSDFASALESLSLHEMREAIHHLLDIRDQNVWMLFGTLPFYSCSQTDEDQQLLKRLRNENMVTVRNDPDGRSRLNINIFNGDIIVTDFGDAPPLGNIQTHTLQEAYHTWMSSSIASQLNCHCPSVQCLGPNILVKHAYYEQEDFTKNAEIV from the coding sequence ATGAAACAAGTGATTCATCCACAATTTGACCCATGGGAATCTTATTTGGATATCCAAACGGCCGGTCATATGAGATTATCGAATGTCGAGTTTACAACAACGACATTATGTAATATGCGTTGCGAGCATTGTGCAGTTGGCTATACATTACAAACGAAAGATCCTGAAGCATTGCCACTGGACCTCATCATTCGGAGACTAGATGAAGTGCCAGACTTGCGGGCCCTTAGCATTACAGGCGGAGAGCCTATGCTATCTAAATCATCCGTTCGGAATTACGTGTTACCGCTGTTAAAATACGCTCATGAACGTGATGTATATACACAAATGAATTCCAATTTAACAATCGAATTGTCTCGTTATGAAGAAATTACACCTTATTTAGATGTGCTGCACATCTCACATAACTGGGGAACGATCGAAGAATTTGTTGAGACCGGATTTGCTAATATGGAACGAAAACCGACGATCGCCCAGCGAGAAGCTCTTTTTCAAAGAATGATTGATAATAGTAAGGCACTGTCAAAAATGGGTGTAATGGTTTCAGCGGAGACGATGTTAAATAAAAAAACGCTTCCCTATTTAGAGAAGATTCATCGCGAAATTGTTGATGATATGGGCTGTGCTCGTCATGAGGTTCATCCGATGTATCCAAGCGATTTTGCTAGTGCATTAGAATCCCTTTCTTTACATGAGATGCGTGAAGCGATTCATCATTTACTGGATATTCGTGATCAAAATGTTTGGATGCTCTTTGGTACACTTCCGTTTTATTCATGCAGCCAAACAGACGAGGACCAACAATTATTAAAACGACTTCGAAACGAAAATATGGTCACGGTAAGAAATGACCCTGATGGGCGTTCGAGACTCAACATTAATATTTTTAATGGCGATATTATTGTAACGGACTTTGGAGATGCTCCTCCACTAGGTAATATTCAAACCCATACCTTACAAGAGGCTTATCACACTTGGATGAGCTCCTCGATTGCCTCTCAATTAAACTGTCACTGCCCAAGCGTTCAATGTCTAGGACCCAATATTTTAGTGAAACACGCCTATTATGAGCAAGAAGATTTTACTAAAAATGCGGAAATCGTTTAA